Proteins encoded in a region of the Bactrocera tryoni isolate S06 chromosome 4, CSIRO_BtryS06_freeze2, whole genome shotgun sequence genome:
- the LOC120775324 gene encoding irregular chiasm C-roughest protein → MSISIKRTYFALTSRPRSTLDSRSANNNNSSKDSNCKCATSQRTHPHNYQCHQKHIPHTAHWCCTATRPGFFSILVISLLLLSAHWHSAEAKPKSRKSSNSHHSNDEKSPTEGQRFAMEPQDQTAVVGSRVTLPCRVMGKMGALQWTKDDFGLGQHRNLSGFERYSMVGSDEEGDFSLDIYPVMLDDDAKYQCQVGPGPAGEAGIRSRFAELTVLVPPEAPKITQGEVIFTTEDREIELECVSAGGKPAAEITWIDGLGNVLTKGIEYVKEPLSDSRRITAKSILKLVPKKEHHNTTFTCQAQNTADRTYRAAKILIEVKYAPKVVVSVISGALAGGRILEGSEVILSCQADANPSAQSYRWFINEELVTGDYTTKMIIHNVTRQHHEALVKCEVVNAVGKSEETETLDISYAPVFKQRPISVEADLGTNANLLCDVDGNPTPEIEWINENTDKVVSNTANLNLKVTTETAGRYYCKAIVTGFPEIGAEATIYVKRAPIITSHKVQFGAVGSRAKIDCVAFSVPKAEQILWSFDDKLINMSTADPDIYIFEEQHLPEGVRAALIIKESRSSHFGRYNCTVKNSYGNDSLLINLKPEPGSVPILLVVMGSLSSVAIVIMIVMLVIVYMKRNNKKPIPADVIPEASRGGDKLSGLKHELRAKAYDVDYSEAGSDGLAINLTQAPMPDVQMKGATLGVPLAGPVKLDDRFSGEFSYSRQCHIKNLKNQDYKETVNGYAPYFEYALDYSAPTEGGKPGAGVANNVNKSQTSTINSATLPHYTNPVTTTGNLSLPRNRNDMQQQPQQSTAQMGNGFLAGQSLLQNGIDSRFSAIYGNPYLRSNSSLLPPLPPPSTANPAATPAPPPYQRHHHHPSQQHVNMNGGIGVNALKNYSAVTAGIGMTGANSNGGAGSISGSSSNLTASSNTLAAMTPLTQGAPLTTATPVTTTAPVSVAVAQSPSGQFILPSNGSAKQGALATHV, encoded by the exons ATGTCCATATCAATAAAGCGCACATATTTTGCACTTACGTCCCGGCCACGCAGCACTCTTGACAGCAGGagcgctaacaacaacaacagcagcaaagaCAGCAACTGTAAATGTGCAACCAGCCAGCGAACACATCCGCATAACTATCAATGCCACCAAAAACACATTCCACACACCGCACACTGGTGTTGCACAGCAACGCGCCCCGGCTTTTTCAGCATACTAGTAATATCATTGTTGTTGCTCAGCGCACACTGGCACTCCGCAGAAGCCAAACCGAAGTCGCGTAAAAGTTCCAACAGTCATCATAGTAATGATGAGAAATCACCAACCGAAGGTCAACGCTTCGCCATGGAGCCGCAGGATCAAACCGCTGTTGTGGGTTCACGTGTTACGCTGCCCTGTCGGGTGATGGGCAAAATGGGTGCACTGCAGTGGACGAAAGATGATTTTGGCCTGGGGCAGCATCGCAATTTGAGCGGCTTCGAACGCTACTCGATGGTGGGTAGCGATGAGGAGGGTGACTTTTCGCTAGATATCTATCCGGTGATGCTGGACGATGACGCCAAATATCAGTGCCAAGTGGGACCCGGCCCGGCGGGTGAGGCGGGCATACGTTCGCGTTTCGCCGAATTGACAGTGCTGGTGCCGCCGGAAGCGCCGAAAATCACACAGGGTGAAGTTATATTCACAACGGAAGACCGCGAAATTGAGTTGGAGTGTGTGTCGGCTGGTGGCAAGCCAGCGGCTGAG ATCACTTGGATTGATGGCCTCGGCAATGTGCTCACTAAAGGCATCGAATACGTGAAGGAACCCTTATCGGACTCTCGTCGCATAACGGCcaagtcgattttaaagctaGTGCCCAAGAAGGAACACCACAATACGACATTTACTTGCCAAGCGCAGAATACGGCGGATCGCACTTATCGCGCCGCCAAAATACTTATAGAG GTCAAATATGCACCGAAGGTGGTGGTTTCAGTTATTAGCGGTGCCTTGGCGGGCGGGCGCATACTGGAAGGCTCCGAGGTTATATTATCATGCCAAGCGGATGCAAATCCATCGGCGCAAAGCTATCGTTGGTTCATAAATGAAGAATTGGTCACTGGTGATTATACAACGAAAATG ATCATACACAATGTAACGCGACAGCATCACGAAGCTTTGGTCAAGTGTGAGGTAGTCAATGCCGTAGGCAAGAGTGAAGAGACTGAAACTTTGGATATCAGCT ATGCACCCGTCTTCAAACAGCGTCCCATTTCAGTTGAAGCAGATTTGGGCACGAACGCGAATTTGCTTTGTGACGTCGATGGCAACCCGACACCTGAAATTGAATGGATCAACGAAAACACAGACAAA GTTGTCAGCAACACAGCAAATCTTAACTTGAAGGTGACCACCGAGACCGCAGGACGCTATTACTGCAAGGCTATAGTAACTGGCTTTCCAGAGATCGGTGCTGAGGCCACAATTTACGTTAAGCGTGCACCCATTATCACCTCACATAAGGTGCAATTCGGTGCGGTGGGAAGTCGTGCGAAGATCGACTGTGTGGCATTTAGTGTGCCTAAAGCCGAGCAGATCTTATGGTCATTCGATGACAAGCTGATTAATATGAGCACAGCCGACCCGGATATCTATATATTCGAAGAGCAACATTTGCCAGAGGGTGTGCGTGCAGCACTTATTATTAAAGAGAGCCGATCCAGTCATTTCGGACGCTACAATTGTACGGTGAAGAATTCATATGGCAACGATTCGTTGTTGATTAATTTGAAACCAGAGC CGGGTTCGGTGCCTATACTGCTGGTTGTGATGGGTTCACTCTCTTCGGTTGCTATTGTCATCATGATTGTGATGTTGGTGATTGTCTATATGAAGCGCAATAACAAGAAGCCCATACCAGCGGATGTCATACCAGAGGCGTCACGTGGTGGCGATAAACTGTCCGGTCTGAAACACGAATTGCGTGCCAAAGCCTACGATGTGGACTACTCGGAGGCTGGTAGCGACGGTTTAGCGATCAATCTCACACAAGCACCAATGCCAGATGTCCAAATGAAGGGCGCCACATTGGGAGTGCCACTGGCTGGCCCAGTGAAATTAGACGACAG ATTTTCCGGCGAATTCAGTTATAGCCGTCAATGTCATATTAAGAATTTGAAGAATCAAGACTACAAGGAGACTGTCAACGGTTATGCGCCCTACTTTGAATATGCGCTCGACTATAGCGCACCTACCGAGGGCGGCAAGCCCGGCGCTGGTGTCGCTAATAACGTCAACAAATCCCAAACCAGCACAATCAACTCGGCCACATTGCCGCACTACACAAACCCCGTTACAACGACCGGCAATCTGAGTTTGCCACGCAATCGCAACGATATGCAGCAACAGCCACAACAGAGCACCGCTCAAATGGGTAACGGATTCCTCG CCGGTCAGTCGCTACTGCAGAACGGCATAGATAGCCGCTTCAGCGCCATCTACGGCAACCCCTATCTGCGCTCGAACTCTTCACTACTACCGCCGCTGCCACCACCAAGCACGGCCAACCCCGCCGCCACACCTGCGCCACCACCCTACCAACGTCATCACCACCATCCCAGCCAACAGCATGTGAACATGAACGGCGGCATCGGTGTGAATGCGTTGAAAAATTACAGCGCGGTCACAGCTGGCATCGGCATGACGGGCGCCAACAGTAATGGCGGCGCCGGAAGCATTAGCGGTAGCAGTTCGAATTTGACCGCCAGCAGTAATACGCTTGCGGCCATGACACCGCTCACACAGGGCGCACCACTCACCACAGCCACACCGGTCACAACAACGGCGCCGGTGTCCGTGGCGGTAGCGCAGAGCCCCTCCGGTCAATTCATCCTACCGTCGAACGGCAGTGCCAAACAAGGCGCACTGGCTACGCACGTCTAA